CATACAATTTTCTCAAATATAAAAATACTATTTAAAAGGGGGAAGTTGATGTCTTACGATAATCCACTCCATGTAACATCTGAAATAGGCAAGCTTGTTTCAGTAATTCTTCATAGACCTTCAGCTGAAATAGAAAATTTAACACCTAATCTTATGGAAAAACTTTTATTTGATGAAATTCCGTATCTAAAAGAAGCTATAAGGGAACACGACTATTTCGCTAGGACATTGAAGGAACAAGGGGTTGAAGTTCTTTACTTACAGGACTTGGTAGTTGAAGCAATAGAGGATAAGAAGGTTAGAGAAGCTCTAATAAAAGACTTTTTAGATGAAGCTAGAATATATGATGAAAGAATGAAATATGCGCTGTTAGAGTATTTTGATAATAAAGATGACGGTATGTTAATTAGAAAAATGATGTCAGGGATAAGAAAAAATGAAATACCAAATATAGCAAAATCATTAGCTTACTTAGTAGATGAGACCTATCCGTTTATACTGGACCCTATGCCTAATCTATACTTTACAAGGGACCCTGCCGCTGCAATCGGGAACGGTATAACAATTAATAAGATGAGAACGTGTACTAGAAATAGAGAGACACTTTTCATGAAATATATAATAGAGCATAATCCAAGATTCAAGGATAGTGACATTCCAATATTATATAATCGTAATGAAAAAACATCTCTAGAAGGTGGCGACACACTAATTCTCAATAAAAATGTTTTAGCTATAGGTATATCAGAAAGGTCAGAAGCACATTCGGTAGAAACACTTGCAAAAAATATCTTCAAATCAGGTCAGAGTTTTCACACAATACTTGCATTCAATATACCCAAAAAGAGAGCATTCATGCATTTGGACACAGTCTTTACAATGATTGATTATAATAAATTCACTATTCATCATGAGATAGAAGGTCCATTGACAGTTTATTCAATAACCAAAGAGAAAGATGATTCTATAAAAATCACTGAAGAAAAGGCAACATTACAGGAAATATTGAAAAAATATCTTGGATTAACTGACATTACTTTAATAAGATGTGCTGGTGGAGATAAGATAGATGGACCAAGAGAACAATGGAATGACGGTTCTAATACTCTTGCAATAGCTCCTGGAGAGGTTGTAGTTTATTCAAGGAATTATGTAACAAATAGGATACTTAATGAGAACGGTGTTAAGACACACGTTATCCATAGTTCCGAGTTGTCTCGGGGCAGAGGCGGTCCAAGATGTATGAGTATGCCTATCGTAAGAGAAGATATTTAATTATCTATATAAATTGAACTAAACATATTTAACTGTTTCAACAAGTTCAACTTTTATATCTAAGATAAAAATAATATAAATTTTAAGGAGGAAGGTATTATGGCATTTAATTTGAAAGGAAGACATTTGTTATCATTAGAGGATTATTCTAAGAAGGAAATTGAGTATTTGATTGATTTAGCCAGTGAATTAAAAAGACAAAAATACGCAGGTATAAGACCTAAGAATCTTGATGGCAAAAATATAGCACTAATATTTGAAAAGCCTTCTACAAGAACAAGATGTGCATTCGTGACAGCTGCTGTTGACGAAGGTGCTCATCCAGAATATCTAGGAAAAGGTGATATTCAATTAGGTAAAAAAGAATCTGTTGCTGATACAGCTAGGGTACTTGGAAGAATGTTTGATGGTATCCAATTTAGAGGATTTTCCCATGATACAGTATCTGATCTAGCAAAATATGCTGGTGTTCCTGTATGGAATGGATTAACAGATAAATTCCACCCAACTCAAATATTAGCAGATTTCCTTACTATATTTGAACATAAAGGTTATTTGAAGGGAATAAAATTCGCTTATGTAGGCGATGGCAGAAACAATATGGCTAACTCATTGATGATAGGTGCTTCAAAGATGGGTATGGACTTTAGAATAGTATCTCCAAAAGAATTGTTCCCAGAGCAAGAATTAGTAACTAAGGCTGAAGTATATGCTAAAGAATCAGGTGGTTCTATAACAGTTACAGATTCTGTTGAAGAAGGTATCAGTGGTGTAGATGTCATCTATACTGATGTATGGGTTTCCATGGGTGAAGAAGAGCAGTTTGAAGAGAGAATCAAGTTGTTGAAGCCTTATCAAGTAAATATGGAAATGGTGAATATGGCTAATAGTGAAGTTATCTTCATGCATTGTCTTCCAGCTTTTCATGATCTTAAAACTACTGTTGGTAAAGAAATAGAGAAGAAATATGGTATAAGCGAAATGGAAGTTACCGATGAGGTATTTGAAAGCAAATACTCAGTTGTATTCGATGAAGCAGAGAATAGAATGCATACTATAAAAGCTGTGATGGTAGCTACTTTATAAGTATTAGATATAGGAGGATAAGGTATGGAAGATATAAAAGTTATAATATGGGGATTTGGAGCTATGGGCAGCGGAATGGCTAATATGCTGTTAAAAAAACAAGGTGTCGAAATAGTCTCGGTATGTGATAAAGACCCTAATAAAATTGGGAAAAGCATGTATGAAGTTTTGGGAGTAGAGAAAAAGGATAGAAGAGAGGTCATCATTAGTGGTGACGAAAATGAAATTTTTACAGAGAAATGTGCAGATGTAGCATTATTATGTACAGATTCTTATGTTAAGGGTGCTTTTGATAAGATAGTATACATCCTTAAGAAGAAAATCAATGTAATATCAACGGCTGAAGAGATGGCATATTCAAGAGCTCAGTCTCCTGAGTTGTCAGATGAAATAGATAAGGTAGCAAAAGAAAATGGTGTATCAGTTTTAGGAACTGGAATTAATCCAGGATTGATTATGGACTTATTGGCTGTTGTTTTAACAGGAGCTTGTGAAGAAGTTGAAAGTATAGAGTGTGAAAGAGTCAACAGTTTATCACCTTTCGGACCAACAGTAATGGAAGAACAAGGTGTAGGTATTAAAGCAGATGATTTTGATAGAAGAGTTGAAGATGGTTCTTTGGCTGGTCATGTAGGTTTTGCTGAGTCCATAAGGATGATTACAGATGCAATCGGCTGGAAATTGGATGGACCAATAAGCCAAGGATGTAAACCTATTATTTCCAACGTTTATAGAGAGACACCTTATGCCAAGGTAGAAGCAGGTAATGTAGCAGGTGTCAACATGGTTGGTCATGGAATGGTTAATGGGGAAAGAAAGATCAATATGATTCATCCTCAACAAATAGAGCCTGAGCTTGAAGGGGTAAGTACTGGTGATTACATAAGAATCAAAGGTGTTCCAGATGTAAATATGGCTATTAACCCAGAGATTCCAGGGGGAATCGGAACTATTGCTATGTGTGTGAATATGATTCCACACGTAATCAATGCAAGAGCTGGACTAAAGACCATGTTGGATTTACCAGTTCCAAGAGCTATTATGGGTGATATGAGAGATATGATAGAGGAATAAGTTAGTACCAAAGGAGGGTATTTATTATGATAGCAAGAAAAGGTGACTGGGTTAGAATTCATAATATTGTTTTAGAGCCTGATAAGAGGGCTAGTCATGTACCGGATGATACAAAAAAATGTCCTCTTGAAATGTGGGTAAAAGGTTATTTAGTTAATGAAGAAGCTTGTATAGATGATAGAGTTACTGTAAGAACATATATTGGTCGTGAGATAGAAGGTACTTTGATAGAAGTCAATCCAAGCTATCAACATACTTTTGGAGATTACATTCCTGAGCTTTCTTATATTGGTAACCAGCTTAGGGCAATTCTAGGAGGTGAAGATAGTGAGTAGAGATACTAGTTATGATTCAATAATGAGCAGAAAAAATGAGATAATGAAAAAAGCAGTTGGTATTGACTACACTGAGTTTGAAAGAGAAGGCGTTGTTTTTGACTATGAAGGTATGATGAAAAAAACAGGCTATGAACTTAACCAGGTAAGAGAGATTGAAAAGAAAACCAGTGTTGGTGATACACCTGTTTATGAACTTAAGAATCTTACAAAACTTGCTAGAAAAATAGGTGGCAGAGGTAAAGGTGCCAGAATATTTTTAAAGGACGAAGCAGCAAATCCATCAGGCAGTTTCAAAGCTAGAAGAGCAGCAGTATCAGTTTATCATGCAAAAAAATTAGGATATAAAGGTGTGGTAGCTGCGACTAGCGGTAATTACGGTGCAGCAGTTGCAAGTCAAGCAGCCATGCAGGGACTAAAATGTATCATTATCCAAGAATGCTATGACAGTGAAGGAAAAGGACAGCCAGAGATCATTGAAAAAGCAAGGAAATGTGAAGCTTATGGTGCTGAAGTCATACAACTTACAGTAGGACCAGAGCTATTCTATACTTTTTTGAAAGTACTTGATGAAACAGGTTATTTCAATGCTTCTCTTTATACACCTTTTGGTGTGGCTGGTATTGAAACTCTTGGATATGAACTTGCTACATGGTTCAGAGAGAATGAAAATAAAGACCCTGATGTAGTAGTTGTCACTAATGCAGGTGGTGGAAACTTGACAGGAACAGCAAGAGGTTTATTGAAATCAGGAGCCACTAATACCACTATAATAGGAGCAAGTGTTGATTTGACAGGACTTCATATGGCAAGTGACAACCAGTTCAACAAGAAATCATTTACTACTGGTCATACAGGTTTTGGAGTACCTTTTTCAACTAATCCAGATAGATCAGATGTTCCAAGATCAGCTGCAAGACCATTAAGATATATGGATAGATATGTTACTGTTTCCCAAGGGGAAGTATTTTATATGACAGAAGCTATGGCAATGATTGAAGGACTTGAAAGAGGACCTGCCGGAAATACATCAGTAACAGCAGCATTCAACCTTGCTACACAGATGGATGAAGATAAAATAATAGTTGTACAGGAAACAGAATATACAGGAGCTGGTAAGCATGTATCTGCTCAATTATCTTTTGCAAGAGAAAACGGTATAAGTATAGAGATTGGTGATCCAGTTAATCAAGTTCCAGGTAAGAATATTATATTACCAAAACATCCTAGCCTAATAAAAGCTAAAGAGTTAGATATGATGAAATTGAAGAAATCTTATATTAAGAATCTAAAAACAGACAAAGGATTTTCAGATGATGAAATTAAGTTCATAGCTGAAGAAATAAGGCTAAGTGAGGAAGAAGTCAAGAGAATAATAGAAGAAATGTAATGGTAATGGATATAAGAAAAATAACAATCCATTAGTAATGGGGACTTAATGTGAAATAGTTTAATTATAAGGAGGATGTTTATGGGTAACAATCGACTGGATGACTACGAATCAAGAAGGAAACATTTGGAGAATCTGACAGAAGATCAATTGGAACAAAGATTCTGGGAGTTGGCTGAAAAAATAGTTGACCCTATGATAGAGATGGCTAAGAATAATACTTCTCCATCAATTGAACGTTCGGTATTATTGAGAATGGGATTTTCCAGTATTGAATCTAAAGCTATAGTAACATCTTTAATGGAGAAAAAGAAGCATCTTGTGGGAAAAGGTGCTGGACATTTAGTATATAGAGCCGCAAGGGATAAAGATTTATCAATAAGAGAAGCAGGACTAAGGTTAGCTAATAATGACGAAGAGCTATGGGCTCACTTAGAACAAGTCTTTGGGGGAGGAAAGTAACAAATGAATCTAAAACCTAATGAAAAACTGGATATAGATAATATCTTGGAAGATTTAGAGCATTATTCACCTCGTAGAATGGGATGGCATTGGAGAGATGGTAGAGGAGAAGTAAGAGAAATTGGACCATTTTGCTACAGTGACACTAGTGAAAACTTAACGCAGAGTCAACCACTTCCAGCTGCTCATTATTTCAATAACATTGACCCACAGCCTGATAGCGTTATCACAACTGAGATAGCATCAGGAAGGTTTGAAGATGATATACGTAGAATGCGTATGGCTGCTTGGAATGGTGCTGACCATCTTATGGTAATAAGAACCGCAGGACAAAGCCATTTTGATGGTTTAATAGAAGGAACTCCACAAGGTATAGGTGGAATTCCAATAACAAGAAAGCAACTTAGAGCTCAGAGAAAAGCACTAGATTACATTGAAGATGAAGTGGGCAGAGAAATCAATTACCACTCATATGTAAGTGGTGTTGCAGGACCAGAGATAGCTGTAATGTTTGCAGAAGAAGGAGTCAATGGAGCTCATCAAGACCCACAATATAATGTTTTATACAGAAATATCAACATGATTCGTTCTTTTGTTGATGCAGCCAATGCAAAGCATGTAATGGCATATGCAGGTATAGTACAGATAGATGGAGCTCATAATGCTAATGCAACTGCAAGAGAGGCATGGAGAGTAATGCCAGAGCTTATGGTACAGCATGGACTCAATTCAATGTTTTCAGTAAAATCAGGAATCAAAAAAGAAAATATATGCTTATCATCTGTTCCACCAACTGCTCCACCAGCACCTTGTATGAAGCTTGACCTACCTTATGCTATAGCACTAAGGGAATTGTTCAGAGAATATAAGATAAGGGCTCAGCAGAATACGAAATACATGGGTTCATCAACAAGGGAAGCTACAGTAACCCATACTCTTAACCTGCTTATTTCCAAGCTGACAAGTGCTGATATACAATCAACTATAACTCCTGATGAAGGAAGAAATGTACCTTGGCATATATATAATATAGAAGGTACTAATACTGCTAAACAAGCCATGATAGGTATGGATGGATTAAAAGACATGGTAGCCTTGAAGAGAGATGAAGGATTCCTCCCAGAGAAGATACGTGAATTAAAAGAACGTGCTGTATTATTTATGGAAGAGATACTTGATATAGGAGGCTATTTCAATGCAGTTGAAGCTGGATTCTTTGTTGATTCAGGTTGTTATCCAGAAAGAAATTATGATGGTATTGTAAGAAAGATTAATGGTGGAGTTGGTGCAGGTACAGTTTTCACTAGAGATGAAGATTATATGGCGCCTGTTACAGCATTCTTCGGATATAATAATCTTGCTCAATATGGGGAAGAAGCTGTTAAGGACCCTTCATCACTAATAGACGGATGTACTTTTGAAGATAGAAGCAAGATAGTATACATAGATGAATTAGATGAAGAAGATAATGTATATAAGAGATTGGAAGAAACAAAAGATATAAGAAAAACTTCTATATTAAAACCAGAAATGGAATGGATGGGTGATGGAACGGTACTTATAACTATGATGTTACCCACTGATGAAAGAACAGCAGAATTTGCAGCAGTTGAGATAGGCAAGAAAATGAATCTTGAAGAGGTTGAAGTAATTCACAAACAAGTTATGCAAATGGCA
The window above is part of the Vallitalea guaymasensis genome. Proteins encoded here:
- a CDS encoding ornithine aminomutase subunit alpha, translating into MGNNRLDDYESRRKHLENLTEDQLEQRFWELAEKIVDPMIEMAKNNTSPSIERSVLLRMGFSSIESKAIVTSLMEKKKHLVGKGAGHLVYRAARDKDLSIREAGLRLANNDEELWAHLEQVFGGGK
- the ortB gene encoding 2-amino-4-oxopentanoate thiolase subunit OrtB, with the translated sequence MSRDTSYDSIMSRKNEIMKKAVGIDYTEFEREGVVFDYEGMMKKTGYELNQVREIEKKTSVGDTPVYELKNLTKLARKIGGRGKGARIFLKDEAANPSGSFKARRAAVSVYHAKKLGYKGVVAATSGNYGAAVASQAAMQGLKCIIIQECYDSEGKGQPEIIEKARKCEAYGAEVIQLTVGPELFYTFLKVLDETGYFNASLYTPFGVAGIETLGYELATWFRENENKDPDVVVVTNAGGGNLTGTARGLLKSGATNTTIIGASVDLTGLHMASDNQFNKKSFTTGHTGFGVPFSTNPDRSDVPRSAARPLRYMDRYVTVSQGEVFYMTEAMAMIEGLERGPAGNTSVTAAFNLATQMDEDKIIVVQETEYTGAGKHVSAQLSFARENGISIEIGDPVNQVPGKNIILPKHPSLIKAKELDMMKLKKSYIKNLKTDKGFSDDEIKFIAEEIRLSEEEVKRIIEEM
- the arcA gene encoding arginine deiminase is translated as MSYDNPLHVTSEIGKLVSVILHRPSAEIENLTPNLMEKLLFDEIPYLKEAIREHDYFARTLKEQGVEVLYLQDLVVEAIEDKKVREALIKDFLDEARIYDERMKYALLEYFDNKDDGMLIRKMMSGIRKNEIPNIAKSLAYLVDETYPFILDPMPNLYFTRDPAAAIGNGITINKMRTCTRNRETLFMKYIIEHNPRFKDSDIPILYNRNEKTSLEGGDTLILNKNVLAIGISERSEAHSVETLAKNIFKSGQSFHTILAFNIPKKRAFMHLDTVFTMIDYNKFTIHHEIEGPLTVYSITKEKDDSIKITEEKATLQEILKKYLGLTDITLIRCAGGDKIDGPREQWNDGSNTLAIAPGEVVVYSRNYVTNRILNENGVKTHVIHSSELSRGRGGPRCMSMPIVREDI
- the ortA gene encoding 2-amino-4-oxopentanoate thiolase subunit OrtA, which gives rise to MIARKGDWVRIHNIVLEPDKRASHVPDDTKKCPLEMWVKGYLVNEEACIDDRVTVRTYIGREIEGTLIEVNPSYQHTFGDYIPELSYIGNQLRAILGGEDSE
- the oraE gene encoding D-ornithine 4,5-aminomutase subunit OraE; this translates as MNLKPNEKLDIDNILEDLEHYSPRRMGWHWRDGRGEVREIGPFCYSDTSENLTQSQPLPAAHYFNNIDPQPDSVITTEIASGRFEDDIRRMRMAAWNGADHLMVIRTAGQSHFDGLIEGTPQGIGGIPITRKQLRAQRKALDYIEDEVGREINYHSYVSGVAGPEIAVMFAEEGVNGAHQDPQYNVLYRNINMIRSFVDAANAKHVMAYAGIVQIDGAHNANATAREAWRVMPELMVQHGLNSMFSVKSGIKKENICLSSVPPTAPPAPCMKLDLPYAIALRELFREYKIRAQQNTKYMGSSTREATVTHTLNLLISKLTSADIQSTITPDEGRNVPWHIYNIEGTNTAKQAMIGMDGLKDMVALKRDEGFLPEKIRELKERAVLFMEEILDIGGYFNAVEAGFFVDSGCYPERNYDGIVRKINGGVGAGTVFTRDEDYMAPVTAFFGYNNLAQYGEEAVKDPSSLIDGCTFEDRSKIVYIDELDEEDNVYKRLEETKDIRKTSILKPEMEWMGDGTVLITMMLPTDERTAEFAAVEIGKKMNLEEVEVIHKQVMQMAEGTRIEIKGKVSFGVDINDLVIPPKPIVMSDDEIREDVKNKPMKIVAGTIGEDEHSVGLREILDIKHGGIEKYGIECHYLGTSVPVAKIVDSAIELNADAILASTIISHDEIHYKNMKRINDYCIEKGIRDKIIIVSGGTQVTPEIAVKNGMDAGFGRGSKGVDVATFLVKKRRENEKDR
- the argF gene encoding ornithine carbamoyltransferase, coding for MAFNLKGRHLLSLEDYSKKEIEYLIDLASELKRQKYAGIRPKNLDGKNIALIFEKPSTRTRCAFVTAAVDEGAHPEYLGKGDIQLGKKESVADTARVLGRMFDGIQFRGFSHDTVSDLAKYAGVPVWNGLTDKFHPTQILADFLTIFEHKGYLKGIKFAYVGDGRNNMANSLMIGASKMGMDFRIVSPKELFPEQELVTKAEVYAKESGGSITVTDSVEEGISGVDVIYTDVWVSMGEEEQFEERIKLLKPYQVNMEMVNMANSEVIFMHCLPAFHDLKTTVGKEIEKKYGISEMEVTDEVFESKYSVVFDEAENRMHTIKAVMVATL
- the ord gene encoding 2,4-diaminopentanoate dehydrogenase is translated as MEDIKVIIWGFGAMGSGMANMLLKKQGVEIVSVCDKDPNKIGKSMYEVLGVEKKDRREVIISGDENEIFTEKCADVALLCTDSYVKGAFDKIVYILKKKINVISTAEEMAYSRAQSPELSDEIDKVAKENGVSVLGTGINPGLIMDLLAVVLTGACEEVESIECERVNSLSPFGPTVMEEQGVGIKADDFDRRVEDGSLAGHVGFAESIRMITDAIGWKLDGPISQGCKPIISNVYRETPYAKVEAGNVAGVNMVGHGMVNGERKINMIHPQQIEPELEGVSTGDYIRIKGVPDVNMAINPEIPGGIGTIAMCVNMIPHVINARAGLKTMLDLPVPRAIMGDMRDMIEE